The Quercus lobata isolate SW786 chromosome 4, ValleyOak3.0 Primary Assembly, whole genome shotgun sequence genome segment AcatgcatcatcatcatctagaATTTCCTTGGAGGATGCACTTAGTACTTTCATTCAAAGGCAAAGTgagcaaaatcaaaagtttgaaTCCATGCTCACTAGGCTAGATGAAGAGGTAAGAGAGACTAAGAGTCATATAACTAGGCTTACAAATTCATTGAGTGGGATAGAGAGAGGAAAACTTTCTTCCCAAACTCAACCCAATCCCATcaatcaaaatctaaaaattggcTCTAAGGATAAACATGAGGAAGTAAAGGCTGTGACCATTTTGAGGAGTGGTAAAGACATTAATAAAAGTTCTCCTTTAGTAACTAAGAAATCTAATGAGACCCTagttgaaaaagagaaagatgaaatTGACTCACTTGGATTTGGTGAAATTGAACAATGCCCAATCCCTCCACCATTTCCACAAGCTTTAAAATTACCTAGGAAATTGGACACCGCATCTGAGAtattagagcatttgcatcaaGTCAAGATAAATTTGCCATTATTGCATGTTATCAAGTGAGTGCCTGCATATGCCAAGGTAATTAAGGACTTATGCACCATCAAGAGAAAGCATCATGTGAAGAAGACCGCATTCCTAACAGAACAGGTAAGTGCAGTTATTCAACATAAGATCCCACCAAAGTATAAGGATCTAGGTTGTCCTACGATCTCTTGTACTATTGGAGATTACATCATGGAGCATGCATTGCTAGATCTTGGGGCAAGTGTTAATTTGATCCCTTTCAGTGTATATCAAAAACTTGGACTTGGTGAGTTGAAACCTACTTCAATAACTTTACAGTTGGCTGATTGCTCTGTAAGGGAACCGAGAGGGATTGTTGAGGATGTGTTGgtgaaaattgaacaattttattatcctgttgattttattgttcTAGATTACTAACCTGTTTTACATCCTATTGTTCATACCCCTATTATTTTGGGTAGACCTTTTTTTGCCACAGTTAATGCTTTAATTAATTGCAGGAATGGGAGAATGCAACTCACTTTTGGTTCCATGACTTTGGAGCTAAACATATTTTATGTGGCTAAACAACCACATGAGGATGATGATTGTGCTTAAGTGAACCTTATTGGGGTGGTGGTTCAAGAAGAGTTTAATAAGAATTGTttttttgatcttcttgaaactCTTCTTAATAATTCTGTTGGTTCTCATGATTTAGAATGTGATATTCATGtatctgaaaatttttctttattggaTTCCTCACAGGTTTTGGAAGAACAACAAATGATGGAAATTAATAAAGGATAGAAGCCTTGCTTTGAGGAGCtactagaaaatgaaaaaaagctcATGCATTCAAGTGAAGAGGCACCACAGCTGGAGCTTAAGCCGCTGCCCGGTGGTcttaaatatgcatatttaggCCCAGGTAAGTTAAAACCTAGGTGGGATGGCCCTTTCATTGTAAGGGAAGTGTTTAACCATGGAGCTGTAGTAGTTAAGGACCCTAGAGATGGtaggattttgaaaataaatggaCAAAGGTTAAAAccattcttagggggagttaTACTTGAGGAGGAGACTATGTCACTAGAGATCCTTGCCAATTGGGATGCTACGTGAACTCTGAAAGAGCCTTATgaagttgtttttgtttttgtttttgttttatttcgaAATTGAAGACAATCCCAAACTTcataactctattttttttcataacgtATGGAACCTTTCTAAATATGAGTCGTTTGGACTCCCTTGAGCCAGTAAAACCTATGGGCAATTGACTCTATCCACTAGAACCAGTTGCCAAGTAATTTAGGAGAATTCATCCCTGATAAGTAGTTAGTTTATGGTTACTATGTTTTTAAGTGCTTGATGAAATGCCTATgagatggaaaagaaaaaggatagtCATATTCATAGAGAAAAAATAGGAAGAATGCATGTTGAAGAATCTGTactatcattaaaaaatattgtttaagaCCCTAGGTGATTAACAAtgcataaatatataaattaacaGTTTATCACAGCAAATAAAATATACCAgcagattatatatatatatatatatatttaacaccTCAGATATGCAATAGGGCAAACACAAGATATACAATAGGACATAAAAGATTGCAGGATAAATAttctaattcattttttatatctcaacaagtaaaattttatttatttaaaatcatgAGGCCAACTGGAAAATGCTATTACCACTtcacaattgtaaaaaatagcaaagaagCCAATGAGAACTCATAATTTCAGAATTGGAACAGAATTGGGCATCTTTCATCTTTTATGTCCCTTTGTGTAGATCTAATACAGATTAAGCTCatcaatatatttcaattttgatgTTTTATATAGTTCCTCTCAATTCTAGGGAATTGTTACAAAAAACAGTAAGCTGCTCATAGTAATTTGATCTTTATGCAAATAATCTTCTTAGAAGAATATTTGGTTTCTGGTTTGTTTCACGCGGTGTTATGATGATGGTAAGTCCTTACATGAATTATGGAAATCCAGATTAAGTAACAAGCCACATGAAGAAAGTTGACCAGATTGTTAAAGAGAATGATGCCACAACATAAGTCCATAGCATAATGACAGAGCATTCACTCTCTCCAGTCTTAAGCAACTGAGAAATAGTACCTGCCAAGTTCATGACACAATGTTACTAATTCAAATTTTAGCATATATAGTGCTTAAGTGCTTTGTTGAGAAAATCACAACCAAGGAATGGACAACCGAATGTATTTCATCAAATAGTTTGTTTACTTTGTTCAAACTAAGTAATTAATTGTCTAAACTAGGTTCATTTACTTTGTTATCAGGCTTGAGCTGAAGTGGAGTTTAAAACTGATCTCAAATTTTCTGTTCAAACTTGGTTAGTTAATTTTATGAACAGGCTCAAACTTGATTAAATCATCCCTTGCTGAAAAACCTATATCTCTAGAGTCTAGATTTGTTAACGCATACTATGCATCAAATTATATTCTGAAAATATACTAATTAATTCTCTTGCACTTCAATAGGAATAATGTTTGCAAAACATGAAACAGAAATGCaagttttggcaaaattttctttgtagTTGATACATATTAGCAATGGAAAGAATGTATTATCTTCAGCGTTTAGAAAAACTTTGGGCTAAACTTGGTTTTGTTCAAGCTTGGTTCATTAAGTAATTGAACTTCAAACTCCTGATCTTCGTTTGTTTAATTAATGAACAAGCTGAAACGAGCATTTTCTGAGGCTGAACTCAAGCTATTCACTAAGACATGTCTTATCACCTAAGACAGTGGCAAAAACGAAATCTTTCATATTAGTGGACAAAGATCCACTTCTGCAGGGTCTAGGAGAGGAAGTAGGTAGGCAACATATGtcatttatagaaaatattggCAAACATTAGTACATTAAGGATTAATCTAGTCAATTTTTAGAATGTTCAATCAATAAGCCTACTCAGTCTGATCTTGCCTAAATATTTCTAACAAGCACAAGGTATATATGGCTTTCAAACGTAAGGCTTTCACAACAATTGCCAACAAACAAACCAATCTGTTAAGCAATGTGAACTTAAACAAGCGCAAATATGGATACCACCTTAGGTAGCATCTTTAGAAGCATTAATCACGTCTTCAATACTTAATGGGATCAAAACTGGTGGTTTTAGGCTTGAATAACTGCATATAATAATCACCAATGAAAATTCTGTGATCACACATACCTACAGTCATAGCGGGTGGAAGTGCATACTGAAGCATAAGTGTAAACTGATATAATGAATCTGATCCCACCATGCCAAAATGGTTTGCAGccttaacaataaaaatacCCAGTAAAGGCGATATAATGTACCGAATTGCAATAATCCCTAGGACGATTGATGTACCTACTTCAGATCTCTTTAGACCTGTAAcaacaaatatattaaaataaatataagaaacCTTTCATGGACAATTAATGAGGGGCTTGAGCCAACCCAAGGAATGCATAATAAAGATTACAACCAATGTTAAAAGCCACCTCTAAGAAGGTTCGCTCCAATTAACAATGTCATACATGGTATTGCTGCCTCCCTGTAGAAGAGAAAGGAAACTAAAAGGATTTAATGCAGATTGGCAGATATAGAACAATCAAGCTGCAAATCAGAATGTTCATATTGAAAAGCGATTTTTTCATGTTGTTCCATTGCTTCTAAGTTGTTAGAGTTAATGGTTCATTAGGGAAGATTTAATTGCTCAGAGGAGAAATACTGGTTATTTCAAAAGGCCCTTCCAGGCTGTGCATATTTGACTATAACAGCTATTTGTACTTATACTATTGCtgctaatatattattatggaGTATTTACTAGTAAGGATGGACTATTGCTGCCAATTGTACTTCTTAATATAACTGGAATATTTGCTGAGAGAGTTTGTTGCTAACATATATGTAATTGATTTTTCTGTCTGATGCATTGGTCTTCTCATGGGAGTGATTCGCACATGTTCATTCCTTAAAtgtaattataaatttaactttGATATGTGCATATTAGCACAACTTCAAGTTGCAAATATAGGAATTTTAGAGTTTAGAATTGTGAGCTGAAACTTGAACACCAAAATCAAACTAAGACTCAAGCAGCGTGAGCTTATTGAGCCCGTGGCAGGATTCATACCCTATCAAACTCACAGAATTGCAGATTGCACGAAGAGGAGCATCATCACCAATTACTACCTTTCGAATTGGAGAGACTATTCCAACTGTAAACGCAATAATCTATAGAAGTAAAATAAGCATATTATTAAGAGATCCCTGTGTGGCAGCATATACacaactttaaaaaattttaaaaatagatatattctGAATAATTATTTTGAGCATTTGAAATGAGTCAGGCAGTGCATTATGTCATTCCCCATTTAAAGTGTATAATTACATTCAAGTTTCAAGAAACctaaaatgtttatttttggaATGAATATGCTTCCAATATGATTTCTCTAACTCAAGGTCAAGATGGAGTGAATTCCTCAGATTatctacttttaaaaaaaaaaattaggaactgCAAATTTTACTGGAATTAGAGAAGTAAACACAGACCATATTGATTTCTAACAGAATAAAGATAAAGCTTATGCCGAATAGAACAAGAACTATGAGAATACCGCTGAAATGGTAGATGGTGCAAACAATTTTTTGAGGTCAATGTACCCAAAGAGCTTCTTAAGGTGCAGCTTAGCCTTCTCCAGAAATGATACCTATCAAATGAATCTTTAAAAGGTTATTTTATTCAAGAAGAGAAAGgggagaaaaaagggaaagaaaagctACCTTTACTAGCACTGAAAATCTTCAGTATAAAACAATATAtctaattaatataatataaagttaGATTGTATGAGATATACAAATTATAATGTGATATTAGTCAAGAAAACATGTGGTAACCCATGTATTGAAATTAGTGATCTATACTTAAAATGCATCTTATTTCACAAGGAATCATTTTAGGATAGGATAGTAAGATATTCCATTCaactttacaaaatttaataaaagtacAACTTTTTTATGCCCTCAATCTCCTACATTGAAGCTATGTCCTACATGACCTGCATATGCGCTAGCTTGCTTCTTAATGTCCTCTGATCTTCGTACAAGCATTTATCTTCTAACTGAGAGTCTAATGTTCTAGGTTAGGattatttcttctttatttctcattgattgaattgatcatgagtggaa includes the following:
- the LOC115988073 gene encoding protein PIN-LIKES 3-like isoform X5 produces the protein MPVNVLLTFIIGSALAWILIKITKAPQHLQSLIIGSCAAGNLGNLLLIILPAVCNEDNSPFGDSSACSTDGEAYAALSMALGVVFLWTYVYAIMRLSANKATKEIDTNDSTIRDKTSEETPYSEICTEALLPSRGCHTSEEYTDQVEVPFSGCEGKAKVSFLEKAKLHLKKLFGYIDLKKLFAPSTISAIIAFTVGIVSPIRKVVIGDDAPLRAICNSVSLIGEAAIPCMTLLIGANLLRGLKRSEVGTSIVLGIIAIRYIISPLLGIFIVKAANHFGMVGSDSLYQFTLMLQYALPPAMTVGTISQLLKTGESECSVIMLWTYVVASFSLTIWSTFFMWLVT
- the LOC115988073 gene encoding protein PIN-LIKES 3-like isoform X4; translation: MWFMPVNVLLTFIIGSALAWILIKITKAPQHLQSLIIGSCAAGNLGNLLLIILPAVCNEDNSPFGDSSACSTDGEAYAALSMALGVVFLWTYVYAIMRLSANKATKEIDTNDSTIRDKTSEETPYSEICTEALLPSRGCHTSEEYTDQVEVPFSGCEGKAKVSFLEKAKLHLKKLFGYIDLKKLFAPSTISAIIAFTVGIVSPIRKVVIGDDAPLRAICNSVSLIGEAAIPCMTLLIGANLLRGLKRSEVGTSIVLGIIAIRYIISPLLGIFIVKAANHFGMVGSDSLYQFTLMLQYALPPAMTVGTISQLLKTGESECSVIMLWTYVVASFSLTIWSTFFMWLVT